A window from Plectropomus leopardus isolate mb chromosome 21, YSFRI_Pleo_2.0, whole genome shotgun sequence encodes these proteins:
- the si:ch211-161h7.4 gene encoding titin isoform X1: protein METNYPNLRRPKRKLCYLTTKDSPSEWTAPLTLGDIEKMFDDLDPSTNDNNGPPTPSPLLQTFDIETNQSERKTSPVSKKGYLKEKPPTCEMDPEDDVLPPATKPPSLKLDIDLDIPFKAHGPVKTSSPIEDNPVVEPVGEFDNEKDQAVSPLLFACEDEGKEEANAEPQTIQEPQGSGSELDSPPSQVVINKTKMSSHKNKMKRSCKDSHPVKAKTPNKPKTPVSGSKRKTPRQEKADPPLSAVRGEPEPAAPEKEPESVHTQPSVELTRVGKDMTAFLKKLRDAGQPKPARSRKSLSPVKVAMPPPEPEDDFLILEDDRPLWFSIPTKSATSKKQRQSKTSSTDRDSSTDKGSKESPAETAEQQQEPEQANSKLGSQTEEKEKKNEVAESANDEDGLSRPEDLPAGDLMEEEKPDKKKRLKKVPSKERDKEEESPEDKASRGTDQEKPALQAEKKAQKSSATKTSKFSKDGNENAKTSRAKSLKGTRKVRQGSDVVKEAGKEQSQSSEGYADAEDLGSLPDKEIVGSEAQAEKDLADGKDKHNKLAIVSEQSSSEDNQILGKRKRRQPGEWWLSSQTTEETKITDNQPTLKKSKQNNKKPSAAVPSPVKAKKDRVLKRRSGTPPAPSSNQNTNKSKEKKSKQRKSRNTKGDTSDKVFHTTEAEQIEGQEQQEVLDQSLDEQTSPLVLTHRELSLSSGEQVFQRVYHRVPNEKLSITPAPVSTRGPREQLRAAEPQKRRRKPPGNWWVVDDVSEDISSQPQQQEPKPRKDRKNMPKQSRSPRLGAPKNGNMAVSSKPQGGTPVPPLKLKPRSLASSKDIFMSVSETPTVVSSRETGQNKKSKVTARAAQEITVTDCTTSSKTDKDIFSMDAGESRTQNTPDHEAPQDRQSEDRLQLFRSGPSSMIELQQYEDDEDLVLAPPRVPAGLSLSDLCAPPLRPLVLQSKDKANLAEWFKSLWPVDKGAEITPDQFDWYFYQGRAIGFLVDLNSGSICNGKILLGSYMKKPLWVDHSATTVFELLTSSVSVTIDSKESRFHPGQSFLVPCGHAYSIQNVTAQPAVVYFTRILEESSD, encoded by the exons ATGGAGACAAATTACCCTAATTTG agGAGACCAAAGAGGAAACTCTGCTATCTAACAACCAAGGACAG CCCATCCGAATGGACAGCACCGCTGACACTAGGAGACATTGAGAAGATGTTTGATGATTTGG ATCCATCCACAAATGATAATAATGGCCCACCAACTCCATCTCCTCTGCTCCAGACCTTTGATATTGAGACAAaccagagtgagagaaagactTCACCAGTCTCAAAGAAAGGATACCTAAAGGAAAAACCTCCAACATGTGAAATG GATCCTGAAGATGATGTACTGCCTCCTGCAACAAAGCCACCCAGTCTTAAATTAGACATTG ATTTGGACATCCCATTCAAAGCGCACGGGCCAGTGAAGACATCCAGCCCTATTGAAGACAACCCGGTTGTGGAGCCTGTGGGAGAGTTTGACAATGAAAAAGACCAAGCCGTGTCCCCACTTCTCTTTGCCTGCGAGGACGAAGGAAAAGAAGAGGCAAATGCAGAACCTCAAACAATTCAGGAACCTCAGGGCAGTGG AAGTGAGTTGGATTCTCCTCCAAGCCAAGTTGTTATTAACAAAACCAAGATGTCCAGtcacaaaaacaagatgaagagATCATG CAAAGACAGTCACCCAGTCAAAGCAAAAACACCCAATAAACCTAAAACACCTGTTTCGgggagcaaaagaaaaacaccaag GCAAGAAAAGGCAGACCCACCTTTGTCAGCAGTTAGAGGGGAGCCTGAACCTGCagctcctgaaaaagaaccagAAAGTGTTCACACGCAGCCGTCAGTGGAGCTCACCCGTGTGGGAAAGGACATGACGGCATTTCTTAAGAAGCTTAGGGATGCTGGGCAGCCCAAACCTGCACG ttccAGGAAGTCTCTGTCACCGGTTAAAGTAGCCATGCCTCCTCCTGAGCCAGAGGATGATTTCCTGATTCTTGAGGACGACAGACCTCTTTGGTTTTCCATCCCAACTAAAAGTGCCACCAGcaagaaacagagacagagcaaaACTTCCAGCACTGACAGAGATAGCTCAACAGACAAGGGCTCCAAGGAAAGCCCAGCAGAGACTGCAGAACAACAGCAGGAACCTGAACAGGCAAACAGCAAACTTGGAAGTCAGactgaagagaaagagaagaagaatgaGGTGGCTGAGTCTGCAAATGATGAGGATGGATTGTCCAGGCCTGAGGATCTTCCTGCGGGTGACTTAATGGAAGAAGAGAAACCAGACAAAAAGAAACGACTAAAGAAGGTGCCATCTAAAGAAAGAGACAAGGAAGAGGAGTCGCCTGAAGACAAAGCCAGCAGGGGAACAGATCAAGAGAAACCTGCTTTGCAAGCTGAAAAGAAAGCTCAGAAGTCCTCTGCCACAAAGACATCTAAGTTTTCAAAAGATGGGaatgaaaatgcaaagacaAGCAGGGCTAAGTCATTAAAGGGGACCAGAAAAGTGAGGCAGGGATCTGATGTAGTAAAGGAGGCTGGAAAGGAACAAAGTCAGAGCAGTGAGGGTTATGCAGATGCTGAAGACCTGGGTTCTCTTCCAG ACAAAGAAATCGTTGGCTCTGAAGCACAGGCAGAAAAGGATTTAGCAGATGGAAAggataaacacaacaaactagCTATTGTGTCTGAGCAGAGTTCATCTGAAGACAATCAGATTCTtggaaagaggaaaaggagacAGCCTGGAGAGTGGTGGTTGAGCAGTCAGACCACAGAGGAGACAAAGATCACAGACAACCAGCCAACACTCAAGAAGTCAAAGCAGAACAACAAAAAGCCCAGCGCAGCAGTACCTTCACCTGTAAAAGCTAAGAAGGACAGAGTTTTAAAGAGAAGAAGTGGAACACCGCCTGCGCCTTCATCCAACCAgaacacaaataaatcaaaagaaaagaaaagcaaacagaggAAAAGCAGAAATACAAAAGGAGACACATCGGACAAAGTATTTCACACGACTGAGGCAGAGCAGATTGAAgggcaggagcagcaggaggtcCTGGACCAGAGCCTGGATGAACAGACCAGCCCTTTGGtcctcacacacagagagctcAGCCTGAGCTCGG GTGAGCAGGTTTTTCAAAGAGTATACCATCGTGTCCCTAACGAAAAACTGTCCATCACACCAGCACCTGTCTCTACCAGAGGACCAAGGGAGCAGCTCAGAGCAGCTGAGCCACAGAAACGGAGGAGGAAACCTCCTGGGAACTGGTGGGTGGTTGATGACGTGTCAGAGGACATCTCCTCACAACCTCAGCAGCAGGAGCCCAAACCGCGTaaggacagaaaaaacatgccaaaacaaAGCAGATCACCTCGACTTGGGGCGCCCAAAAATGGCAACATGGCAGTGTCATCAAAACCACAAGGGGGAACTCCTGTACCTCCTCTGAAACTGAAGCCACGCTCTCTGGCCTCGTCCAAAGACATTTTCATGTCTGTGTCAGAGACCCCGACTGTGgtcagcagcagagaaacaggtcagaataaaaaaagtaaagtcaCTGCACGTGCTGCTCAGGAAATCACTGTAACTGACTGTACCACAAGCAGCAAGACTGACAAAGATATTTTCAGTATGGACGCTGGTGAATCAAGGACACAAAACACTCCTGATCATGAGGCCCCACAGGACAGACAGTCAGAggacag GTTACAGCTTTTCAGAAGTGGGCCGTCCTCCATGATAGAGCTGCAACAGTACGAGGACGATGAAGACTTGG TTCTGGCGCCACCCAGGGTCCCTGCtggtctctctctgtcagatcTGTGCGCTCCTCCTCTCAGACCGCTGGTGTTACAGTCAAAGGATAAGGCCAACCTGGCAGAGTGGTTTAAGAGTCTATGGCCTGTCGACA AAGGCGCTGAGATCACTCCGGACCAGTTTGACTGGTATTTCTATCAAGGCAGAGCTATTGGCTTCCTGGTGGACCTGAACTCTGGCTCAATCTGTAACGGAAAAATCCTGCTGGGCTCCTACATGAAGAAGCCTCTGTGGGTCGATCACAGCGCCACGACA gtttttgAATTATTAACGAGCTCTGTGAGTGTAACCATCGATAGCAAGGAATCCCGCTTCCATCCTGGACAATCCTTTCTGGTGCCATGTG GACATGCTTACAGCATCCAGAACGTCACTGCTCAGCCTGCAGTTGTGTACTTCACCAGGATATTGGAAGAAAGTTCAGACTAA
- the si:ch211-161h7.4 gene encoding titin isoform X2, whose amino-acid sequence METNYPNLRRPKRKLCYLTTKDSPSEWTAPLTLGDIEKMFDDLDPSTNDNNGPPTPSPLLQTFDIETNQSERKTSPVSKKGYLKEKPPTCEMDPEDDVLPPATKPPSLKLDIDLDIPFKAHGPVKTSSPIEDNPVVEPVGEFDNEKDQAVSPLLFACEDEGKEEANAEPQTIQEPQGSGSELDSPPSQVVINKTKMSSHKNKMKRSCKDSHPVKAKTPNKPKTPVSGSKRKTPRQEKADPPLSAVRGEPEPAAPEKEPESVHTQPSVELTRVGKDMTAFLKKLRDAGQPKPARSRKSLSPVKVAMPPPEPEDDFLILEDDRPLWFSIPTKSATSKKQRQSKTSSTDRDSSTDKGSKESPAETAEQQQEPEQANSKLGSQTEEKEKKNEVAESANDEDGLSRPEDLPAGDLMEEEKPDKKKRLKKVPSKERDKEEESPEDKASRGTDQEKPALQAEKKAQKSSATKTSKFSKDGNENAKTSRAKSLKGTRKVRQGSDVVKEAGKEQSQSSEGYADAEDLGSLPDKEIVGSEAQAEKDLADGKDKHNKLAIVSEQSSSEDNQILGKRKRRQPGEWWLSSQTTEETKITDNQPTLKKSKQNNKKPSAAVPSPVKAKKDRVLKRRSGTPPAPSSNQNTNKSKEKKSKQRKSRNTKGDTSDKVFHTTEAEQIEGQEQQEVLDQSLDEQTSPLVLTHRELSLSSAPVSTRGPREQLRAAEPQKRRRKPPGNWWVVDDVSEDISSQPQQQEPKPRKDRKNMPKQSRSPRLGAPKNGNMAVSSKPQGGTPVPPLKLKPRSLASSKDIFMSVSETPTVVSSRETGQNKKSKVTARAAQEITVTDCTTSSKTDKDIFSMDAGESRTQNTPDHEAPQDRQSEDRLQLFRSGPSSMIELQQYEDDEDLVLAPPRVPAGLSLSDLCAPPLRPLVLQSKDKANLAEWFKSLWPVDKGAEITPDQFDWYFYQGRAIGFLVDLNSGSICNGKILLGSYMKKPLWVDHSATTVFELLTSSVSVTIDSKESRFHPGQSFLVPCGHAYSIQNVTAQPAVVYFTRILEESSD is encoded by the exons ATGGAGACAAATTACCCTAATTTG agGAGACCAAAGAGGAAACTCTGCTATCTAACAACCAAGGACAG CCCATCCGAATGGACAGCACCGCTGACACTAGGAGACATTGAGAAGATGTTTGATGATTTGG ATCCATCCACAAATGATAATAATGGCCCACCAACTCCATCTCCTCTGCTCCAGACCTTTGATATTGAGACAAaccagagtgagagaaagactTCACCAGTCTCAAAGAAAGGATACCTAAAGGAAAAACCTCCAACATGTGAAATG GATCCTGAAGATGATGTACTGCCTCCTGCAACAAAGCCACCCAGTCTTAAATTAGACATTG ATTTGGACATCCCATTCAAAGCGCACGGGCCAGTGAAGACATCCAGCCCTATTGAAGACAACCCGGTTGTGGAGCCTGTGGGAGAGTTTGACAATGAAAAAGACCAAGCCGTGTCCCCACTTCTCTTTGCCTGCGAGGACGAAGGAAAAGAAGAGGCAAATGCAGAACCTCAAACAATTCAGGAACCTCAGGGCAGTGG AAGTGAGTTGGATTCTCCTCCAAGCCAAGTTGTTATTAACAAAACCAAGATGTCCAGtcacaaaaacaagatgaagagATCATG CAAAGACAGTCACCCAGTCAAAGCAAAAACACCCAATAAACCTAAAACACCTGTTTCGgggagcaaaagaaaaacaccaag GCAAGAAAAGGCAGACCCACCTTTGTCAGCAGTTAGAGGGGAGCCTGAACCTGCagctcctgaaaaagaaccagAAAGTGTTCACACGCAGCCGTCAGTGGAGCTCACCCGTGTGGGAAAGGACATGACGGCATTTCTTAAGAAGCTTAGGGATGCTGGGCAGCCCAAACCTGCACG ttccAGGAAGTCTCTGTCACCGGTTAAAGTAGCCATGCCTCCTCCTGAGCCAGAGGATGATTTCCTGATTCTTGAGGACGACAGACCTCTTTGGTTTTCCATCCCAACTAAAAGTGCCACCAGcaagaaacagagacagagcaaaACTTCCAGCACTGACAGAGATAGCTCAACAGACAAGGGCTCCAAGGAAAGCCCAGCAGAGACTGCAGAACAACAGCAGGAACCTGAACAGGCAAACAGCAAACTTGGAAGTCAGactgaagagaaagagaagaagaatgaGGTGGCTGAGTCTGCAAATGATGAGGATGGATTGTCCAGGCCTGAGGATCTTCCTGCGGGTGACTTAATGGAAGAAGAGAAACCAGACAAAAAGAAACGACTAAAGAAGGTGCCATCTAAAGAAAGAGACAAGGAAGAGGAGTCGCCTGAAGACAAAGCCAGCAGGGGAACAGATCAAGAGAAACCTGCTTTGCAAGCTGAAAAGAAAGCTCAGAAGTCCTCTGCCACAAAGACATCTAAGTTTTCAAAAGATGGGaatgaaaatgcaaagacaAGCAGGGCTAAGTCATTAAAGGGGACCAGAAAAGTGAGGCAGGGATCTGATGTAGTAAAGGAGGCTGGAAAGGAACAAAGTCAGAGCAGTGAGGGTTATGCAGATGCTGAAGACCTGGGTTCTCTTCCAG ACAAAGAAATCGTTGGCTCTGAAGCACAGGCAGAAAAGGATTTAGCAGATGGAAAggataaacacaacaaactagCTATTGTGTCTGAGCAGAGTTCATCTGAAGACAATCAGATTCTtggaaagaggaaaaggagacAGCCTGGAGAGTGGTGGTTGAGCAGTCAGACCACAGAGGAGACAAAGATCACAGACAACCAGCCAACACTCAAGAAGTCAAAGCAGAACAACAAAAAGCCCAGCGCAGCAGTACCTTCACCTGTAAAAGCTAAGAAGGACAGAGTTTTAAAGAGAAGAAGTGGAACACCGCCTGCGCCTTCATCCAACCAgaacacaaataaatcaaaagaaaagaaaagcaaacagaggAAAAGCAGAAATACAAAAGGAGACACATCGGACAAAGTATTTCACACGACTGAGGCAGAGCAGATTGAAgggcaggagcagcaggaggtcCTGGACCAGAGCCTGGATGAACAGACCAGCCCTTTGGtcctcacacacagagagctcAGCCTGAGCTCGG CACCTGTCTCTACCAGAGGACCAAGGGAGCAGCTCAGAGCAGCTGAGCCACAGAAACGGAGGAGGAAACCTCCTGGGAACTGGTGGGTGGTTGATGACGTGTCAGAGGACATCTCCTCACAACCTCAGCAGCAGGAGCCCAAACCGCGTaaggacagaaaaaacatgccaaaacaaAGCAGATCACCTCGACTTGGGGCGCCCAAAAATGGCAACATGGCAGTGTCATCAAAACCACAAGGGGGAACTCCTGTACCTCCTCTGAAACTGAAGCCACGCTCTCTGGCCTCGTCCAAAGACATTTTCATGTCTGTGTCAGAGACCCCGACTGTGgtcagcagcagagaaacaggtcagaataaaaaaagtaaagtcaCTGCACGTGCTGCTCAGGAAATCACTGTAACTGACTGTACCACAAGCAGCAAGACTGACAAAGATATTTTCAGTATGGACGCTGGTGAATCAAGGACACAAAACACTCCTGATCATGAGGCCCCACAGGACAGACAGTCAGAggacag GTTACAGCTTTTCAGAAGTGGGCCGTCCTCCATGATAGAGCTGCAACAGTACGAGGACGATGAAGACTTGG TTCTGGCGCCACCCAGGGTCCCTGCtggtctctctctgtcagatcTGTGCGCTCCTCCTCTCAGACCGCTGGTGTTACAGTCAAAGGATAAGGCCAACCTGGCAGAGTGGTTTAAGAGTCTATGGCCTGTCGACA AAGGCGCTGAGATCACTCCGGACCAGTTTGACTGGTATTTCTATCAAGGCAGAGCTATTGGCTTCCTGGTGGACCTGAACTCTGGCTCAATCTGTAACGGAAAAATCCTGCTGGGCTCCTACATGAAGAAGCCTCTGTGGGTCGATCACAGCGCCACGACA gtttttgAATTATTAACGAGCTCTGTGAGTGTAACCATCGATAGCAAGGAATCCCGCTTCCATCCTGGACAATCCTTTCTGGTGCCATGTG GACATGCTTACAGCATCCAGAACGTCACTGCTCAGCCTGCAGTTGTGTACTTCACCAGGATATTGGAAGAAAGTTCAGACTAA